In Toxoplasma gondii ME49 chromosome VIII, whole genome shotgun sequence, a single genomic region encodes these proteins:
- a CDS encoding hypothetical protein (encoded by transcript TGME49_272905~Predicted trans-membrane domain (TMHMM2.0):74-97:100-123:143-166:175-198), giving the protein MRHTRARCVARSQKKDEQEHPLYSELMETETDEDAISTDDEDFAWVQSDVESRTVEDEESFLPPLFSSLLRKSNAILWVSVAASLLYYTNFVFVAATCDAVYRIPMYLSLCGFGLVFVAAFYVGVCRPFLVAEEGEEDDLLPRCIFAFWNVWPFLIVFMMISFSLGLTHTGELLPGGVLGGLLMYAVLGLCLASPLLIQHKGLAHRPEVC; this is encoded by the exons ATGCGACACACACGAGCGAGATGCGTGGCTCGGtcacagaagaaggacgagcaAGAACACCCTTTGTACAGCGAGCTGATGGAAACTGAAACTGACGAAGATGCAATCTCcacagacgacgaggactTCGCTTGGGTTCAG AGCGACGTGGAAAGCAGAAcagtggaagacgaagagagttTCTTGCCTCCGCTTTTTTCATCGCTTCTCCGGAAAAGCAACGCAATTTTGTGG GTGTCTGTggcagcttctctcctctaTTACACGAATTTTGTGTTCGTTGCTGCAACGTGCGATGCCGTCTACAG GATTCCGATGTACCTGAGTCTGTGTGGATTCGGGCTCGTTTTTGTGGCTGCTTTTTATGTCGGCGTTTGCCGGCCGTTCCTTGTTGCCGaggaaggtgaagaggaCGACTTGCTTCCAAG GTGTatcttcgccttctggaATGTCTGGCCGTTCCTTATTGTTTTTATGATG atctccttttccttggGGTTGACGCACACTGGAGAGCTGCTCCCCGGAGGAGTTCTCGGCGGCCTCCTGATGTACGCGGTCCTCGGACTGTGCCTCGCGTCGCCGCTCCTCATTCAACACAAAG GCTTGGCTCATAGGCCTGAAGTGTGTTGA
- a CDS encoding DNA repair protein RAD51, putative (encoded by transcript TGME49_272900), which produces MSAVSLQQSRAASVQESEPQQQQAQQLAEEVQSGPLKLEHLLAKGFTKRDLELLKDAGYQTVECIAFAPVKNLVAVKGLSEQKVEKLKKASKELCNLGFCSAQEYLEARENLIRFTTGSVQLDSLLKGGIETGNLTELFGEFRTGKTQLCHTLAVTCQLPIEQAGGEGKCLWIDTEGTFRPERIVSIAKRFGLNANDCLDNVAYARAYNCDHQMELLMEASAMMAESRFALLIVDSATALYRSEYTGRGELASRQTHLCRFLRCLQRIADTYGVAVVVSNQVVAKVDNMGGMFSGNEKLPIGGNIMAHASQTRLYLRKGRGESRICKIYDSPSLAEGEAVFAIGEGGIGDYEDN; this is translated from the exons ATGagcgccgtctctcttcagcaGTCGCGGGCGGCGTCGGTGCAGGAGAGCGAACCTCAGCAGCAGCAA GCGCAGCAGCTTGCAGAGGAGGTGCAGAGCGGTCCTCTGAAACTTGAGCATCTCCTTGCCAAAGGCTTCACGAAGAGAGATCTGGAGCTCCTCAAAGACG CGGGATACCAGACCGTGGAGTGCATTGCCTTTGCGCCGGTGAAGAATTTGGTGGCGGTGAAGGGTCTGAGCGAACAAAAGGtggagaaactgaagaaagcGAGCAAGGAACTCTGCAACTTAGGATTCTGCAGCGCTCAGGAGTACCTCGAGGCCAGAGAGAATCTCATTCGCTTCACCACCGGGAGCGTCCAGCTCGACAGTCTCCTCAAAGGCGGCATTGAGACCGGCAACCTCACAGAACTCTTTGGCGAATTCCGGACCGGGAAAACACAGCTCTGCCATACCCTCGCT GTGACTTGTCAACTTCCAATTGAGCAGGCAGGCGGCGAAGGGAAATGCCTGTGGATCGACACCGAAGGCACTTTCCGCCCCGAGAGAATTGTTTCGATTGCGAAGAGATTCGGACTGAACGCGAACGACTGTCTAGACAATGTCGCGTATGCTCGAGCGTACAACTGTG ACCATCAGATGGAGTTGCTGATGGAGGCGAGTGCGATGATGGCTGAGAGCCGCTTCGCGTTGTTGATCGTCGACAGCGCCACTGCACTGTATCGGTCGGAGTACACGGGCCGCGGGGAGCTGGCGAGCAGGCAGACGCATCTCTGCCGCTTTCTGCGCTGTCTGCAGCGCATTGCAGACACTTACGGCGTTGCCGTCGTGGTCAGCAACCAGGTCGTCGCGAAAGTCGACAACATGGGAGGGATGTTCTCTGGAAACGAGAAACTTCCGATTGGAGGGAACATCATGGCGCATGCCAGTCAGACGCGCCTCTACCTGAGGAAAGGCCGAGGCGAAAGTCGAATCTGCAAGATCTACGACAGTCCGAGTCTcgcggaaggcgaggcggTGTTCGCCATCGGCGAAGGAGGCATCGGCGACTACGAAGACAACTGA
- a CDS encoding RNA recognition motif-containing protein (encoded by transcript TGME49_272890), producing the protein MFVPLPRNAETFSDRERGLVSSFSPPRKQLRNARYSSIAWQESEAVTAPYDMFCNEETAGNFQNGSLTEKYRTLAPPPQELLRGGKPGTNSLSSLEPESEYRSLLVTQLPAFLDTETLKLRIQELFTKEIPKLLQETPYLCGPVAGPPTKEEAVRPGSRHQSVIHPRHLVNAEAFDLPFSICDIRVAKPTKSGHSSYAVIDFASAKLMQTALAFFGTTPVLPGTSHHIRFSPHATWAAPVPVDQYHLYIAGLGPEATDEDVLELLKALGTEIPRSIKVVKDAKCRNNKSLGFAFLRFTSVEAALRALKIIQTRGAAYGLLGRRVYVSPSHKQVTQSCNGSIFLANVPPDATKEELRTLFSYFGDLRSVVTHSFKRIAFLEFSSHESALAAITHMQGYMLRCHSLACAWSVRRHTTYQEEGIEEDDGYRQAEEVCFTPPPP; encoded by the exons ATGTTTGTACCTCTTCCCCGAAACGCGGAAACTTTTTCggacagagaacgaggctTGGTATCGTCGTTTTCCCCCCCGCGAAAACAACTCCGAAATGCTCGTTACAGTTCTATTGCTTGGCAAGAAAGTGAGGCCGTTACGGCTCCGTACGACATGTTCTGCAACGAGGAAACGGCTGGCAATTTCCAGAACGGTTCCTTGACCGAGAAATACCGGACTCTCGCGCCGCCTCCCCAGGAGCTGCTGCGTGGAGGGAAACCGGGCACGAACTCCCTTTCGTCGTTGGAACCTGAATCTGAGTATCGCAGCCTCCTCGTTACACAGCTTCCTGCGTTCCTCGACACAGAGACCCTGAAACTGCGCATTCAAGAGCTGTTCACCAAAGAAATCCCGAAGCTTCTCCAGGAAACGCCGTATTTGTGTGGTCCAGTGGCCGGTCCTCCGACCAAAGAGGAAGCTGTGCGACCTGGAAGTCGCCACCAAAGTGTCATTCATCCTCGGCATCTCGTGAATGCAGAGGCTTTTGACTTACCCTTCTCTATTTGTGACATTCGCGTAGCAAAACCAACAAAGTCTGGGCACAGTTCGTACGCCGTCATCGACTTCGCTTCCGCGAAACTCATGCAAACCGCCCTCGCGTTCTTTGGAACCACTCCTGTTTTGCCCGGAACTTCTCA TCAcattcgcttttctccacaTGCCACATGGGCGGCTCCGGTTCCTGTGGATCAGTACCACCTCTACATCGCGGGTCTGGGTCCCG AAGCAACAGATGAAGACGTTTTGGAGTTGCTGAAGGCTCTGGGGACTGAAATTCCCCGCTCTATTAAG GTGGTAAAAGATGCGAAATGTCGAAACAATAAAAGTCTCGGctttgcctttcttcgctttaCGAGTGTCGAGGCCGCTTTACGAGCTCTCAAAATCATCCAG ACTCGAGGCGCAGCGTACGGCCTCCTGGGACGCCGGGTGTATGTGTCTCCAAGCCACAAACA AGTAACACAGTCGTGTAACGGCTCCATTTTCCTCGCAAATGTACCGCCTGATGCCACAAAG GAGGAACTGCGGACGCTGTTCAGCTACTTCGGCGATCTGCGGTCGGTTGTCACTCACAGCTTCAAG cgcATCGCCTTCCTCGAATTCAGTTCTCATGAATCCGCCCTCGCCGCCATCACACACATGCAGGGCTACATGCTCCGTTGCCAT AGTCTCGCATGTGCCTGGAGCGTCCGTCGCCACACAACATATCAAGAAGAAGGCATTGAGGAGGACGACGGATATCGACAAGCAGAAGAGGTATGTTTCACTCCGCCGCCTCCCTAA